A genomic region of Alnus glutinosa chromosome 11, dhAlnGlut1.1, whole genome shotgun sequence contains the following coding sequences:
- the LOC133882392 gene encoding calcium-dependent protein kinase 26-like: MGILESCKGRSFRRTHPVSDHSSSSQQLIAPEICTERPKDGNLNALSDPSSFSLNSQQLIAPEISKESPKESPKDENLPALSDPSSSSLNSQQLIAPEISKENPKDENLPAISPTKKEAIVSHGIKNKAYHVLGRKTANFRKLYVLGRELRRELRGSTYLCMEIATEIKYACKFISKKKLNSEEEVEDVRREIHVLHHLAGYKNIVTIKAAYEDPLYVYIVMELCEGGEFFERINQSRRFSEREAAELTKIIVGVVQDCHSLGVMHRDLKPENFLLLDKDDDFSLKAVDFGLAVFFEPGQVFTDMAGSPHYMAPEVIHRRYGPEAEVWAAGVILYKLLSGVPPFWAETEQGVFDAVLKGHIDFESDPWPLISGSAKDLIQKMLCSWPSERLTAHDVLCHPWICQNGVSPDRAPDPAVLSRLKQFSAMNKLKKMALRVIAEKLSEEELAGLREMFKVMDTDNNGKITYYELKAGLQRYGSVLKDTEIRGLMDAVDVDYSGAIDYGEFIAATMHLKKLEREENLLAAFQYFDKDGSGYITVDELQQACTEHNMTVVYLEHIEDIIRDVDQDNDGMINYGEFVALMQKGNVEIGRQNMQKRLILGSSWRSWLLQR; encoded by the exons ATGGGCATCCTTGAATCTTGCAAAGGGAGATCTTTTCGGCGCACCCACCCCGTTTCTGACCACTCCAGTTCCAGCCAGCAGCTCATTGCCCCAGAAATCTGCACAGAACGCCCCAAAGATGGAAACTTAAATGCCCTTTCTGACCCCTCCAGTTTCAGCTTGAATTCCCAGCAGCTCATTGCCCCAGAAATCTCCAAAGAAAGCCCCAAAGAAAGCCCCAAAGATGAAAACTTACCTGCCCTTTCTGACCCCTCCAGTTCCAGCTTGAATTCCCAGCAGCTCATTGCCCCAGAGATCTCCAAAGAAAACCCCAAAGATGAAAACTTACCTGCCATTAGTCCCACCAAGAAAGAAGCCATCGTGAGCCATGGAATTAAAAACAAAGCTTATCATGTCTTGGGACGTAAGACCGCTAACTTCCGTAAGCTTTACGTGTTGGGTCGTGAATTACGACGAGAACTGCGTGGGAGTACTTATCTATGCATGGAGATTGCCACGGAGATTAAGTATGCCTGTAAGTTTATCTCAAAGAAGAAGTTAAATTCTGAGGAGGAAGTGGAGGATGTTAGGAGGGAGATTCATGTACTGCACCATTTAGCAGGTTACAAGAATATTGTAACCATCAAGGCTGCATATGAGGATCCCTTGTATGTGTATATTGTGATGGAGCTTTGTGAAGGTGGTGAGTTCTTTGAACGGATCAACCAGAGCAGACGTTTCAGTGAGAGAGAGGCTGCTGAATTAACAAAGATCATTGTAGGGGTTGTTCAGGATTGCCACTCTCTCGGGGTAATGCATAGAGATCTCAAGCCTGAGAACTTCTTGTTGCTTGACAAAGATGACGATTTCTCTCTCAAAGCTGTTGATTTTGGGCTCGCTGTTTTCTTCGAACCAG GCCAAGTTTTCACTGATATGGCTGGAAGCCCACATTACATGGCTCCTGAGGTAATCCATAGGCGTTATGGGCCAGAAGCAGAGGTGTGGGCAGCAGGGGTCATACTATATAAATTGCTAAGTGGCGTGCCTCCATTTTGGGCAG AAACAGAACAGGGAGTATTTGATGCAGTGTTGAAGGGACATATTGACTTCGAATCAGACCCATGGCCCCTAATATCTGGCAGTGCAAAGGACCTAATCCAGAAAATGTTATGTTCTTGGCCTTCAGAACGTTTGACTGCTCATGATgttttat GCCATCCTTGGATATGTCAAAATGGAGTTTCTCCTGATAGAGCACCGGATCCAGCTGTACTTTCTCGTCTAAAACAGTTCTCTGCAATGAATAAGTTAAAGAAGATGGCTTTACGG GTAATAGCTGAAAAACTTTCTGAGGAAGAGCTTGCTGGTTTGAGAGAAATGTTTAAGGTGATGGATACTGACAACAATGGTAAAATTACGTATTATGAACTAAAGGCTGGTTTGCAAAGATATGGCTCTGTCTTGAAGGATACAGAAATACGTGGTCTCATGGATGCT GTTGATGTGGACTATAGTGGCGCTATCGACTATGGGGAATTTATAGCTGCAACAATGCATCTTAAGAAACTAGAACGTGAGGAAAATCTCCTTGCAGCATTTCAATACTTCGACAAGGATGGAAGTGGTTATATTACAGTTGATGAGCTCCAGCAAGCTTGTACAGAACATAACATGACTGTTGTTTATCTTGAACATATTGAAGATATAATCAGAGATGTTGATCAAGATAAT gATGGAATGATCAATTATGGTGAATTTGTTGCTTTGATGCAAAAGGGCAATGTTGAAATTGGAAgacaaaatatgcaaaagagACTGATTTTGGGTTCAAGCTGGAGGTCCTGGTTGCTGCAGAGATGA
- the LOC133881861 gene encoding uncharacterized protein LOC133881861, which yields MKSIIHSFQKGSYIPAMTTTQALPVSQADDSKEQGLRRRLSSLSFKIQPMASPATSWAFRRSKSVSSMGEYAGGSIRKWWDWGWSWVLSRKPIFASDLEMNEEETKNLGSQNRGSWRHVFYKVRSEIRKLVGSDHVGLPQTYRYDSYNYSKNFDDGLNVRTQG from the coding sequence ATGAAATCCATTATCCACAGCTTTCAGAAGGGAAGCTATATACCCGCCATGACCACAACCCAAGCGCTCCCGGTCTCGCAAGCCGATGACTCGAAAGAACAAGGCCTACGCAGAAGGCTCTCCTCTCTCTCCTTCAAGATCCAGCCCATGGCTTCCCCTGCAACTTCGTGGGCATTCCGCAGGTCCAAGTCTGTGTCTTCCATGGGAGAATACGCAGGCGGTTCCATAAGGAAATGGTGGGACTGGGGCTGGTCTTGGGTTCTCTCCAGGAAGCCCATTTTCGCTTCAGATCTGGAAATGAACGAGGAAGAAACCAAGAATCTCGGTTCTCAAAACAGAGGAAGCTGGAGACATGTTTTCTACAAGGTCAGGTCTGAGATCAGAAAGCTTGTCGGCTCTGACCATGTCGGCCTTCCTCAAACCTACAGGTATGATTCCTACAACTACTCCAAGAATTTTGACGACGGACTTAATGTGAGAACCCAAGGCTGA
- the LOC133881888 gene encoding CMP-sialic acid transporter 4-like isoform X1 produces MEYRKIKDQDKDGNIGGDDIESSRGKAHSVSNVDIERTKWKRKSVVTLTLTVLTSSQAILIVWSKRAGKYEYSVTTANFMVETLKCALSLAALARIWRSEGVTEDNRLNTTFDEVIVFPIPAALYLVKNLLQYYIFAYVDAPGYQILKNLNIISTGILYRIILKKKLSEIQWAAFILLCAGCTTAQLKSNSDRVLQTPFQGWVMAIVMALLSGFAGVYTEAIIKKRPTRNINVQNFWLYVFGMIFNAGAILVQDFDAVMNKGFFHGYSFITVLMILNHALSGIAVSMVMKYADNIVKVYSTSVAMLLTAVVSVFLFGFDLSLAFFLGSTVVSVAVYLHSAGKLQR; encoded by the exons ATGGAAtacagaaaaatcaaagatcAG GATAAAGATGGGAATATTGGTGGAGACGACATAGAGAGCTCAAGAGGGAAAGCTCATTCAGTGAGTAATGTGGATATTGAGCGCACCAAGTGGAAGCGCAA GTCCGTTGTTACGCTCACATTGACTGTTCTTACGAGTTCGCAAGCGATACTTATTGTGTGGTCTAAGAGAGCTGGCAAGTATGAGTATAGTGTTACCACTGCAAATTTTATG GTGGAGACTTTGAAATGTGCATTATCACTTGCAGCCTTGGCAAGAATCTGGAGAAGTGAAGGTGTTACAGAAGATAACAG GTTGAATACGACATTTGATGAAGTTATTGTGTTCCCCATTCCTGCAGCACTTTACCTAGTAAAAAACTTGCTTCAG TATTACATATTTGCATATGTCGATGCGCCGGGTTATCAGATACTGAAGAACCTGAATATTATCAGTACTGGTATTCTGTACAGAATTATACTTAAGAAGAA GTTGAGTGAGATTCAATGGGCAGCTTTCATTCTACTATGTGCTGGGTGCACCACAGCTCAGCTAAAATCGAA TTCAGATCGTGTTCTTCAAACTCCTTTTCAAGGTTGGGTGATGGCTATT GTCATGGCACTCTTGAGTGGTTTTGCAGGAGTATATACCGAG GCCATAATTAAAAAGCGTCCTACAAGAAACATAAATGTGCAGAACTTCTGGTTGTATGTCTTTGGGATGATCTTCAATGCAGGTGCTATACTGGTCCAAGATTTTGATGCAGTGATGAATAA GGGATTCTTCCATGGATACTCGTTTATTACAGTTCTCATGATTCTCAACCATGCACTCAG TGGAATTGCTGTATCAATGGTAATGAAGTATGCTGACAATATTGTGAAG GTGTACTCTACTTCAGTGGCAATGCTTCTCACAGCTGTTGTTTCTGTCTTTTTGTTTGGCTTCGATCTTTCACTCGCCTTCTTCCTCGGCTCAAC TGTGGTGTCTGTTGCAGTATATCTACATTCTGCTGGGAAGCTGCAAAGATAG
- the LOC133881888 gene encoding CMP-sialic acid transporter 4-like isoform X2 produces MWILSAPSGSASMSVVTLTLTVLTSSQAILIVWSKRAGKYEYSVTTANFMVETLKCALSLAALARIWRSEGVTEDNRLNTTFDEVIVFPIPAALYLVKNLLQYYIFAYVDAPGYQILKNLNIISTGILYRIILKKKLSEIQWAAFILLCAGCTTAQLKSNSDRVLQTPFQGWVMAIVMALLSGFAGVYTEAIIKKRPTRNINVQNFWLYVFGMIFNAGAILVQDFDAVMNKGFFHGYSFITVLMILNHALSGIAVSMVMKYADNIVKVYSTSVAMLLTAVVSVFLFGFDLSLAFFLGSTVVSVAVYLHSAGKLQR; encoded by the exons ATGTGGATATTGAGCGCACCAAGTGGAAGCGCAAGTAT GTCCGTTGTTACGCTCACATTGACTGTTCTTACGAGTTCGCAAGCGATACTTATTGTGTGGTCTAAGAGAGCTGGCAAGTATGAGTATAGTGTTACCACTGCAAATTTTATG GTGGAGACTTTGAAATGTGCATTATCACTTGCAGCCTTGGCAAGAATCTGGAGAAGTGAAGGTGTTACAGAAGATAACAG GTTGAATACGACATTTGATGAAGTTATTGTGTTCCCCATTCCTGCAGCACTTTACCTAGTAAAAAACTTGCTTCAG TATTACATATTTGCATATGTCGATGCGCCGGGTTATCAGATACTGAAGAACCTGAATATTATCAGTACTGGTATTCTGTACAGAATTATACTTAAGAAGAA GTTGAGTGAGATTCAATGGGCAGCTTTCATTCTACTATGTGCTGGGTGCACCACAGCTCAGCTAAAATCGAA TTCAGATCGTGTTCTTCAAACTCCTTTTCAAGGTTGGGTGATGGCTATT GTCATGGCACTCTTGAGTGGTTTTGCAGGAGTATATACCGAG GCCATAATTAAAAAGCGTCCTACAAGAAACATAAATGTGCAGAACTTCTGGTTGTATGTCTTTGGGATGATCTTCAATGCAGGTGCTATACTGGTCCAAGATTTTGATGCAGTGATGAATAA GGGATTCTTCCATGGATACTCGTTTATTACAGTTCTCATGATTCTCAACCATGCACTCAG TGGAATTGCTGTATCAATGGTAATGAAGTATGCTGACAATATTGTGAAG GTGTACTCTACTTCAGTGGCAATGCTTCTCACAGCTGTTGTTTCTGTCTTTTTGTTTGGCTTCGATCTTTCACTCGCCTTCTTCCTCGGCTCAAC TGTGGTGTCTGTTGCAGTATATCTACATTCTGCTGGGAAGCTGCAAAGATAG